GCGTGCGGATTCCGCTCGCGCACCTCCTCACTGCCCCGCAAGTCAACCTGGGTTCACTCGGGACGATCCCCGGGTACGACCTCGGGCTGTTAGGGGCCTGGGTCGCGATGTGCTCCGACCTGTGGGTGCGCGGAACGTTCTTCGCGATCCGGTTCGCCGGTGGGAAGTGGAAGAAAGTGGAAGTGTGAGTAACGGTCTGGACCGGGCGATCCGAATGAAATTACTGGCTCGCGCCCGCTCGCGAGACGACTGGCCAGGTCGCTTCAAAGCCCCACTCGATCACATCGCAGTGCAGGCAGAACCCCCACCGGCCGCCACCCAAATCGTCGCAGTCGAAGCCGATCACGTCCCACGGCGGGTCGAGCGGCTTTTGCTCGTCCGGGTAGGACTCCACGTAGGTGAGTCGGGCATCTCCGAACACTGCGTAGGTGTGAACTTGTGGCCCCGCCCACGGAACAAGGTGGAGGCGAACGATGCCGGGCGACACGGTGAACTCCACGACACCGTGAACGGCCCGGTTCTCGTACAGAAATGTCTCGATTGTGGTTGCCAACACTTGCTCTCCGGTGCTTCCGACGAGTGGTCGGTGGATACGGACTGGAACCGCACTCGGACCGCGTGCGGTCACCACTGGCTTACGCCAACTCGTCTCGCACGCGGAAACCCAGTTCAACTGGGTTATGCCCTCCATGTAAGTATCAACTCATTTGCAACAATCCACCATTTGATTAGCCGAATCCGGCGAACGATTATTCGGCCGGGGCGGGCAGGTTACACGCCCGTTTGAAGTCGGCAAGCGTGCGGGCGTTCCGGGTCCGATCGTCGTCGGTGGTCACCAGATCCTTCTCGGTCGTGCTCTGGAGGAGTTGAGCGCCCCGCGCGAGCAACGGTTCCGATTGGTCCAGCACGTTGATCAGATCAGTCCCCCCGGCAACTAACTCCTGAACCCGTGCGAGGAGGTCGGTGTGTAACTGCCGAACCCCACAGACAAGGGCGGAGTCCGCACCGGAGAGCGCCACCGACTCCCGGACTGATTCCCGGCTCGAGAAGAATTTCTTCTTCGTCTCCTCGTAGAACCCGTCGTACTTCTTGTCCGGGATGATGTAGGCGATCCGCTTCATGTACGCGATGAGGAGCGTGCAGGCGCACATCGCGCACGGGTCGAAGGCGTTGTACAGCGAGCACCCGACCCGCAGGAAATCGCCGAGCTGTCCGCCTTTGGCCATGAACAGCGACGAGCGGTAGTAATCCTCCACGGTCACGCCCGCACCCCGCGGGCGTTTCCGGCGCAACCGCTCGTGGGCGGCGCGGACGACCACCTGCTCCGCGTGCTGGAGCGGGTTTTCGTCCGCGTGGATCGAGTTCCGACCGACCGCCAGAACCTCACCGTCGGTGTTGTCGATCACGCAGCAGTGGACGTTCAGCCCCGCAAAGTGTGTCGGCGGGGCGCCGGTCCGCGCC
This region of Gemmata massiliana genomic DNA includes:
- a CDS encoding cytidine/deoxycytidylate deaminase family protein yields the protein MDEQLRTERDAIATLGLLARTHFLFDRPIPARTGAPPTHFAGLNVHCCVIDNTDGEVLAVGRNSIHADENPLQHAEQVVVRAAHERLRRKRPRGAGVTVEDYYRSSLFMAKGGQLGDFLRVGCSLYNAFDPCAMCACTLLIAYMKRIAYIIPDKKYDGFYEETKKKFFSSRESVRESVALSGADSALVCGVRQLHTDLLARVQELVAGGTDLINVLDQSEPLLARGAQLLQSTTEKDLVTTDDDRTRNARTLADFKRACNLPAPAE